A segment of the Polyodon spathula isolate WHYD16114869_AA chromosome 14, ASM1765450v1, whole genome shotgun sequence genome:
GTAGATCAGGATTACACCTCCACCTGATTGATAGTGATGTTAAGTGCCATATCtcctgttaaacaaaaaaaaaatacccatatGTTGTGTTCTACTAATAATTAAACAGGCTGTtggcttctaaaaaaaaaaaaagtgaaatatcagTCTCTATTTCCCAGTCCTTTCTAGGAAAATAGTCTttcattttcaatagttttcctATATTTTGATAAGGTAGCACTGTCTGTAGGAAATGTTACAGGAGATTTTACTAAGGCAATCCCTCCACCAATAcagtttgtgtaaaaaaataaataaataaataatttaaaaaaaaaaaaaaaagtcgggGGGAGTACCTAAAATGTGTTCCTTACAGTGGAATATTAGTAGAGCCTGCCTTTCTTTTTCAGCACATGGGTGTCCATCCAGAGCTCATGTGGATGGCACAGTGCGATAACCAGCAGAAATCCTGGCTGTACCAGTGCTTTTTTTGCCTGGGAGTTGCCTCGTCTGCAAGAAGCCTAACACAAATGTATAGCAGTGGCACTAACAATTGGCTACACGTAGCTGACCTGCTCCTCTTGCTTGCCTCCCTCGTTGTCAGTGAGGAATAAGGTGTCCAGAAGGGTAGTGGCAGAGGACTGGATGCATGTTGGTGCAGGCCTTAGGTGCAGTGGACTTTGGTACGGCACTGGACTAATACCATTCCTCATGCCATGCTTCATAAAGAGCTTGGAGTTCTCTGCCATAGATGAGCGAAAGGAGATCCGGGTAAACGTCTTGCGATGCACCTTGGGTGGCTTAGACCCACCGTAGTCGCAAGTGATGTATCGGTTAAAAGCCTTCCGGAATGTCTTATTGAAGAGTGTGTAGACAAGAGGGTTGATGCCGGAGGCGACATACCCTACCCAGACAAAGAAGTCCATTAGCCTGCCTAAAACCTCCTGACTGCAGGTCTTGCAAAACACAGAGGCTACGTTGGTGATAAAGAATGGGCACCACATGACTACAAAGAGGAAGAAGACAATACCCAAGACTTTGGAAGCCCGCTGCTCATTGCTGATGTTCTGCATTGACTTCTTGCCCATGGCCGACATCCTCCTGATAGGTATCTCTTCCCCGGTGATGTGGCTGTTGTTGCCATGGACGTTGCGCTGGACCTTCTCTTTCCTGGAGCTGTCAAGTATGACCTCCTGCTCCCTTTGGAAGACGGTGGACACAGTTGACCAGGTGAAGCGCTGGTGGGTCTTGAACCTGAGCAGGTAGGCCTTTTTCCGCAGAACCTGGATGGTCAGCAGGTAGATGACCATCATGATGGCCAGTGGGACAAAGAAAGCTGCAGTAGAGCCAAAGATAATGAACCCCCGGAACCGGTCGTTGTTCAACAGACATGTCTTATTTTTGAAGGTGTTGGATTCGTCTTGAAGGCCTTTGATTGGAATGGGAATGGCAATTCCTGTAAGCGATAAGAGGACAGTTTCACTTGCCTAGTATGATGTGACCTGCCTGTGTCTTGGTTCTGCTTTGCTGAACATTCTGAATTAATATTGTATTAGTGGCTCGCACTGACCTATGTTCTACCTTCTTACTTACAGTGATTTGTTAGTTAATTGGTAATGAAGGATATGGatttttcttgcttttatttgGTGTAAGGGAttagaaaatgtaattagcaTAATTGCCTACTTAGTTTAAGGTACTTAATTCGATTTTTGTATTAAGATCTAAAATTGTT
Coding sequences within it:
- the LOC121326708 gene encoding 5-hydroxytryptamine receptor 2B-like — translated: MLAKPQDPPGPVKTGKHVNNKDMSEHGGSVFLQDSQMQWPFPLDANVSGQANYSASFQPPRLSALVGVPEEAQGGEELCWAALLIIMVIIPTLGGNILVIMAVSLERKLQNATNYFLMSLAVADLLVGLLVMPIALTTVLFNSEWPLPTSLCPIWIFLDVLFSTASIMHLCAISLDRYIAIKKPIQHSQFKSRAKAMGKIAVVWLISVGIAIPIPIKGLQDESNTFKNKTCLLNNDRFRGFIIFGSTAAFFVPLAIMMVIYLLTIQVLRKKAYLLRFKTHQRFTWSTVSTVFQREQEVILDSSRKEKVQRNVHGNNSHITGEEIPIRRMSAMGKKSMQNISNEQRASKVLGIVFFLFVVMWCPFFITNVASVFCKTCSQEVLGRLMDFFVWVGYVASGINPLVYTLFNKTFRKAFNRYITCDYGGSKPPKVHRKTFTRISFRSSMAENSKLFMKHGMRNGISPVPYQSPLHLRPAPTCIQSSATTLLDTLFLTDNEGGKQEEQVSYV